A region of the Clostridia bacterium genome:
TTATAGCCTGTGTCTTCTACTACCTTTATTATCTGATCGCTTGTAATAACTTCTTCGTTATATTCCACAAGCATAGAATTGGTCGCAAGATTGACATTGGCGCTTTTTATACCCTTGGTGCGCTTTAGTGCCTTTTCTATTCTTGCTGAACAAGCAGCACATGACATTCCAGAAATTTTATAACTTTGTACTCTCATCAAAAATCCTTTCTAAAAAAATAATATTCCCAAAAATTTGCTTTTTTAGGAGTATAAAAAAACCTAAAATTAAGCAACTAAAAGCTTTTATTGATTTTGATTAGGTCTTGCATTATATCCTAAGGATTCAACTGCATTAATAATATCTTGGTCTGTCAATTTATTTTCATCATATTCTACTGTCATAGAATCCAATGTAATTTTATATGATTTTACGCCTTTTAACTTTTTTACAGCTTTGGTTACTCTTGCAACACAATTTTCGCATGCGAGATTGGTCAATATAAAATCTGATGTTTTCATAATTACCTCCTTATTTTCAGCTAATTATAACATCATATCAAATACTTGTTAAGTAATAGAATTACATTAATAGTGTTAGCAAATCTAACTAAAAAATAAATCAAACCTTTAACATAAAAGTCAAAGCGTCATAATATATTCCGTCAACTAAACGCTTGTCCTTTTTTCTGTCAACTTCAACAAAACCCAACGACTTGGCAAGTGCAATCATTCTCAAGTTTCCAAACCATGTTTGAGTAAATAACTCTCTATAACCTTTTTGCTTGAAATAATCTATAAACAATAGCAACGCTTCTTTTCCATAGCCGCAGCCTCGATACTCTTTGGGAGGTATATCAATACCCACTGCAAGATGAGAGCCGTTTTGAGAATATTCAAAATTATCGTCAATATCATAAGACGATACCCATCCTATATGAATATCGCTATTTTTTTCTACTATTTGAAAGGACCACCTAATATCGTCGTCCGTCTTGGGAGTAAGAAGTTTTTGAGTCATAAAATCTATGTATTTTGCCGCATCAAAATCATTTTCTTCCCAAGGTGCATCCCATTTTAGCCATTCGGTTTCCATGGTGTTCCAATTAATATGATCGTTAATATCGCTAAATATATAATCTCTTAAATAAATCTTCTTTCCTTGTAATACCATAAAAATCTTTAATCTTTTAGTTTATTGCCGCAGTTAGTACAAAACTTCTGCTCTTCCTTTATTTCGCTATTACACATAGGGCATCTTAATCTGTTGTCTTCTCTATAAACCTTATATTCTTTTTCCTCTTGTTCTTGATCTAGGCTATCAGTATAATATGGCGTATAATTATGTTTTTGGTCTTTACCTTTTATTCCTTTTACTAAGTTATAAATACCTAAACTCACAAACAAAAATCCAAAGGCAGGAAAAATAATTTTGACAAACCACATTTCTCCAGGTGCCATACTGGTCATACCTATTGCCATAGCTGTCCATAACGAACCAAAAATTATTACAAATATATTACCAAAAACATCTCCGCCTTTACCTTTCATTCTAAAAACCTCCTAAACTAATCTTTTAAACGATAGCCGCAATTAATGCAAAACTTTTGATCTTTATCCACTTCACTATTGCACATAGGACATTTTAATATATTTTCACTATAATTATTATTTCCCGAATTATATTCATGTGAATGACTGTCAGAATACGGCATGTCGGTATGGTCTTTTGGAATATGCTCTTTTTTATTTACTACTTGCAAAATTACTTGCACTATTCCAGTTATTATACAGATTATACCAATAATATTAAAAAAAGAAAAGGAAGGAAAAATATAAAAAGATTCAAAACGATCAGATATCATCGAGCACCAAATTATGCCGAAAATAATAGAAGTAATCCCGCCGTATTTTGCTCTACGAACTTTCATATTAAATCCCCACCTAAAAAACTATTATATAAATAGTATATCATTATTAATTTTTAAAGATAAGAAAATAAGGTTAAAGAATAATTAAAAAACAATTAAAATCTTTTAATTAAAATCTGTATTGGTCAAAAAAGTTTTTTGATTAAGATAAGACAATACTC
Encoded here:
- a CDS encoding heavy-metal-associated domain-containing protein; translation: MKTSDFILTNLACENCVARVTKAVKKLKGVKSYKITLDSMTVEYDENKLTDQDIINAVESLGYNARPNQNQ
- a CDS encoding GNAT family protein gives rise to the protein MVLQGKKIYLRDYIFSDINDHINWNTMETEWLKWDAPWEENDFDAAKYIDFMTQKLLTPKTDDDIRWSFQIVEKNSDIHIGWVSSYDIDDNFEYSQNGSHLAVGIDIPPKEYRGCGYGKEALLLFIDYFKQKGYRELFTQTWFGNLRMIALAKSLGFVEVDRKKDKRLVDGIYYDALTFMLKV
- a CDS encoding zinc ribbon domain-containing protein translates to MKGKGGDVFGNIFVIIFGSLWTAMAIGMTSMAPGEMWFVKIIFPAFGFLFVSLGIYNLVKGIKGKDQKHNYTPYYTDSLDQEQEEKEYKVYREDNRLRCPMCNSEIKEEQKFCTNCGNKLKD
- a CDS encoding zinc ribbon domain-containing protein, encoding MKVRRAKYGGITSIIFGIIWCSMISDRFESFYIFPSFSFFNIIGIICIITGIVQVILQVVNKKEHIPKDHTDMPYSDSHSHEYNSGNNNYSENILKCPMCNSEVDKDQKFCINCGYRLKD